Proteins from a single region of Pseudopedobacter saltans DSM 12145:
- a CDS encoding chloride channel protein translates to MGYFQRHKVLIRYISEHLTRSQFLILSGILVGLSAGTAAIILKTAVHHINLLTTEQRHFFNYPYFNLFLPLLGLLLTVWVVNTFLRKKDGRGIAPVLQDISQRSGAVPKYKMYSQLIASTLTIGFGGSAGLESPIAVTGAAIGSNYARNYRLSYRERVLLLACGASAGIAAVFNAPITGLMFSLEILLVGVVFSDFIPLIISAVTGALLSKIILDADILFDFASLREFDHTNVPLYILLGILAGLVSVYYVRMTKNVEHFFHNHLDWNIYTKALFGGLVLALLCFLFPPLFGEGYQSIKFLASNTPEEILKGTFFNFNGYNQWTIICFAGLIVLMKVFATSVTLSSGGSGGNFAPSLFTGAFLGFFFASAFNEFGLKNLPVGNFTLVGMCGILSGVMYAPLTGIFLIAEITGGYELIIPLMIVSTSSYLIAKFFEPYSMDIKSLIKEKKVFSENYDDNIISLIKMHEILTKEFEPMSEDSTLKEISAKFRDSNYDIIAIYNTNHEYKGFITFDRVRKLLLNRDLQEDIKANELMISSNIRFTEETPVINIVEVFDQTDFRLIPVFDGNKLEGFASKSLLLTAYRNKLKLTIS, encoded by the coding sequence ATGGGTTATTTCCAGCGTCATAAAGTACTTATAAGATACATCAGCGAACATTTAACAAGAAGTCAGTTTCTAATCTTATCCGGTATACTTGTAGGTCTTTCCGCTGGAACTGCAGCCATTATTTTAAAAACGGCTGTTCACCATATCAATCTGCTGACAACAGAGCAAAGACATTTTTTCAACTACCCATACTTCAATCTTTTTTTACCATTATTAGGTTTATTATTGACCGTGTGGGTAGTCAATACTTTTCTCAGAAAAAAAGACGGGCGCGGAATAGCACCAGTATTACAAGATATTTCTCAGCGGTCTGGGGCAGTACCTAAATACAAAATGTATTCGCAGTTAATTGCTAGTACTTTAACCATAGGCTTCGGAGGATCCGCCGGTTTGGAAAGCCCTATCGCTGTTACAGGAGCTGCAATTGGCTCTAATTATGCAAGAAATTATCGCTTATCTTACCGGGAAAGGGTATTATTATTGGCTTGTGGCGCATCGGCAGGTATCGCGGCTGTTTTTAACGCTCCTATTACCGGTCTAATGTTTTCTCTGGAAATATTATTGGTCGGTGTTGTTTTCTCCGATTTTATTCCTCTGATAATTTCTGCAGTAACCGGAGCATTACTATCTAAAATAATTTTAGACGCCGATATACTTTTCGATTTCGCCTCGCTTAGAGAATTTGATCATACCAATGTTCCTCTCTATATATTATTGGGAATTTTAGCAGGATTGGTATCTGTATACTATGTCCGTATGACTAAAAATGTGGAACATTTTTTCCATAATCACCTGGATTGGAATATCTATACAAAAGCTTTGTTTGGAGGATTAGTGCTGGCCTTACTTTGCTTCCTGTTCCCTCCTCTCTTTGGCGAAGGTTACCAAAGCATTAAATTTCTGGCGTCAAATACCCCAGAGGAAATTCTTAAAGGCACCTTTTTCAATTTCAACGGGTACAATCAATGGACTATTATCTGTTTTGCAGGATTAATCGTTTTAATGAAAGTTTTCGCTACTTCAGTTACTCTTTCCAGTGGAGGTAGCGGTGGAAATTTTGCCCCCTCACTTTTTACCGGAGCATTTCTGGGCTTTTTCTTTGCATCAGCATTTAATGAATTTGGATTGAAGAACTTACCGGTAGGCAATTTTACTTTAGTGGGAATGTGCGGCATATTAAGTGGCGTAATGTATGCTCCTTTAACTGGTATTTTCTTAATTGCCGAAATAACTGGTGGATATGAACTGATAATTCCACTTATGATTGTTTCAACTTCCTCTTATCTTATTGCCAAGTTTTTTGAACCTTACTCAATGGATATCAAAAGTCTGATAAAGGAGAAAAAGGTTTTTTCAGAAAACTATGATGATAATATCATTTCGCTGATAAAAATGCATGAAATTTTAACTAAGGAATTCGAACCTATGTCGGAAGATAGTACTCTTAAAGAAATTTCAGCTAAATTTCGCGATTCGAATTATGACATAATAGCTATATACAATACCAATCATGAATACAAAGGTTTCATTACCTTTGATCGCGTACGCAAATTATTGCTGAACAGGGATCTTCAGGAAGATATTAAAGCAAATGAGCTGATGATATCCAGCAATATCCGCTTTACTGAAGAGACGCCGGTAATAAACATAGTGGAGGTTTTTGACCAAACAGATTTCCGGCTAATTCCAGTGTTCGACGGCAATAAACTCGAAGGTTTTGCCTCTAAAAGTTTACTGCTTACCGCGTATAGAAATAAATTAAAATTAACGATTAGCTGA
- a CDS encoding MFS transporter — MITSTDSKSNKNIVLLIIVASLGYFVDMYDLVLFSVIRVASLKGIGVADEDLLSVGVSLINAQMIGMLVGGLLWGIWGDKKGRLQVLFGSILMYSAANIANGFVTDVFTYGLIRFIAGVGLAGELGAGITLVTESMSKEKRGYGTMLVASIGLLGAVTAGLIGDKFAWQTAYFIGGGMGIILLILRIGVFESGMFHKIQDKNIRKGDFMMILGNWGRLKKYLNCTLIALPTWFVVGILVTFAPEFGDALGATEPLSAGKGIMFTYLGISIGDMISGLLSQYFKTRKKVVAGFLVATLISVLIYLFSSEMTTERFYFICVLLGLSTGFWVIFVTIAAEQFGTNLRATVTTTVPNFIRGSLVLVTLSFEWLKTPLGIINAALLVGATCITIAFISVYNLEETYGKDLDYIEE; from the coding sequence ATGATCACTTCAACCGATTCTAAATCAAACAAAAACATTGTTTTATTAATTATAGTAGCATCTCTCGGCTATTTCGTAGACATGTACGATCTGGTGCTTTTCTCTGTGATTAGAGTTGCCAGCCTGAAAGGAATTGGAGTTGCAGACGAGGATCTGCTTTCTGTAGGCGTCTCTCTAATCAACGCTCAAATGATTGGAATGCTTGTGGGCGGCTTGTTGTGGGGAATTTGGGGAGATAAGAAAGGAAGATTGCAGGTATTATTTGGCTCCATTCTAATGTATTCCGCAGCCAATATTGCCAACGGTTTTGTTACCGATGTATTTACCTACGGATTGATAAGGTTTATTGCAGGGGTTGGTCTGGCTGGAGAACTGGGAGCAGGAATTACTCTGGTAACAGAAAGTATGAGCAAAGAGAAACGTGGTTATGGAACCATGCTTGTTGCTTCCATTGGTTTACTTGGAGCTGTTACCGCCGGATTAATCGGTGATAAATTTGCATGGCAAACGGCCTATTTCATTGGTGGAGGAATGGGAATAATCCTTTTGATATTACGTATTGGCGTTTTCGAATCTGGTATGTTCCACAAAATACAGGATAAAAACATCCGTAAGGGCGACTTTATGATGATTTTAGGGAACTGGGGTCGACTAAAAAAATATCTGAATTGTACTTTAATAGCCTTACCTACATGGTTTGTTGTTGGTATTTTGGTTACTTTTGCTCCCGAGTTTGGAGACGCACTTGGAGCTACAGAACCTTTAAGCGCGGGAAAAGGCATTATGTTCACCTATCTTGGGATATCTATCGGCGATATGATCTCGGGCTTATTAAGCCAGTATTTTAAAACGAGGAAAAAAGTAGTGGCAGGTTTTCTGGTAGCGACTTTAATCAGTGTACTTATTTACCTTTTCTCCTCGGAAATGACAACCGAAAGATTTTATTTCATCTGTGTGCTTTTAGGTCTGTCTACAGGGTTCTGGGTTATCTTCGTAACTATTGCTGCCGAACAGTTTGGCACCAATTTAAGAGCTACCGTTACTACAACAGTTCCAAACTTTATACGGGGTTCGCTTGTTTTGGTAACATTAAGCTTCGAGTGGTTAAAAACTCCTTTAGGGATTATCAATGCAGCTTTGCTGGTAGGTGCAACATGCATTACCATTGCGTTTATATCCGTTTATAATTTAGAGGAGACTTACGGCAAAGATCTCGACTATATAGAAGAATAA
- a CDS encoding DUF4442 domain-containing protein, whose product MKVNANILKWTLRMYPPLLFQRIWVIGFAEDFKSVEVKISKSLFNKNYNGTIFGGTIFSAGDPFYAILFDQTFKKMGYNTIAWLKSAHIQYLKPGNSDLFFKVEITDQDIHEAQIALDSVGKFVKTFKIEIKNKVGEICAIIQNEVYVRNLDKKKAIK is encoded by the coding sequence ATGAAAGTGAATGCCAATATATTGAAATGGACACTCAGGATGTATCCTCCTTTACTTTTCCAAAGGATTTGGGTAATTGGTTTTGCCGAAGATTTTAAATCTGTTGAGGTGAAAATCAGTAAGAGTTTGTTCAATAAAAATTATAATGGAACCATTTTCGGAGGGACAATTTTTAGTGCGGGAGATCCTTTTTATGCTATTTTGTTCGACCAGACTTTTAAAAAGATGGGCTATAATACTATCGCTTGGTTAAAAAGTGCGCATATCCAATACCTAAAACCGGGCAATTCTGATCTGTTTTTTAAGGTTGAGATTACAGATCAGGATATACATGAAGCTCAAATTGCTTTAGATTCGGTTGGAAAATTTGTAAAGACTTTTAAGATAGAGATAAAAAATAAGGTAGGAGAGATTTGCGCAATTATTCAAAATGAAGTGTATGTCCGAAATCTGGATAAGAAAAAAGCTATTAAATAG
- a CDS encoding MATE family efflux transporter, which produces MSNVFSTYKQHYKDNLVLAIPIVISQLGHTMVQTADSIIVGHFAGTISLAASSLVHSIFMVIMVIGIGISYGLTPLIAQENGRGNKEECGKLLSNSLYLNILTGILLFSVVYLGSVFLINHLKQDAAVIVEAKPYLNVLGFSIIPLMVFLTFKQFAEGLGFTKQAMMVSIWGNVLNIILGITFVKGLFGVKPMGLIGVGYSTLIDRSLMAIVMAVYVFKSKYFRDYLRQFTFRLIDKVRMSKIFKIGLPTALQYTFEVSAFSAAAILTGTIGAVEQASHQVAINLAAMTYMMASGIASAAGIKSGNNFGKRDFFNLRKSAIASYHIAIVFMCVAALSFVVFNGFLPKLFTDDISVINIASGLLLIAALFQLFDGTQVIGLGVLRGMGDVNIPTLITFTSYWIFGLPVGYLLGIVWGIGVNGIWLGLTLGLLVASLLLFIRFNLLTKKYNKTLVSLADA; this is translated from the coding sequence ATGAGCAATGTTTTTTCTACGTATAAGCAGCATTATAAAGATAATTTAGTTTTGGCTATTCCAATTGTAATCTCGCAGCTGGGACATACAATGGTTCAAACAGCCGATAGTATTATTGTCGGCCATTTTGCAGGTACAATTTCCTTGGCCGCTTCTTCACTGGTTCACAGTATTTTTATGGTAATCATGGTGATAGGTATTGGTATTTCCTATGGCCTTACACCACTTATTGCGCAGGAGAACGGCAGAGGGAACAAGGAAGAATGCGGTAAATTATTGTCTAATAGCTTATATCTTAATATACTTACGGGTATTTTGCTTTTTAGTGTGGTTTATCTGGGCTCTGTTTTCCTCATAAACCATTTAAAGCAAGATGCGGCGGTTATTGTCGAAGCAAAACCTTATCTGAATGTTTTGGGTTTCTCGATAATCCCTTTGATGGTCTTTCTCACTTTTAAGCAATTTGCTGAAGGACTGGGATTTACTAAGCAAGCTATGATGGTTTCGATCTGGGGAAACGTGTTGAATATTATCCTGGGTATAACTTTTGTGAAAGGGCTTTTTGGTGTTAAACCAATGGGCTTAATAGGCGTGGGGTATAGTACTCTTATCGACAGAAGCCTCATGGCTATAGTCATGGCCGTTTATGTTTTTAAATCGAAGTATTTTAGAGATTATTTACGACAATTTACCTTCAGGCTAATAGATAAAGTAAGGATGTCTAAAATTTTTAAGATTGGTTTGCCTACCGCTTTACAATATACTTTCGAAGTGAGTGCATTTAGTGCCGCGGCTATTTTAACAGGTACCATAGGAGCTGTAGAACAGGCTTCGCATCAGGTGGCAATTAATCTGGCGGCTATGACTTATATGATGGCAAGTGGTATAGCATCGGCTGCTGGAATAAAATCCGGAAATAATTTCGGTAAGCGGGATTTTTTCAATTTAAGGAAATCTGCAATTGCTAGTTATCACATCGCTATCGTTTTTATGTGTGTTGCGGCTTTGTCATTTGTAGTTTTTAATGGTTTCCTGCCAAAGCTCTTTACCGATGATATTTCGGTAATCAATATCGCATCAGGATTATTGTTAATTGCCGCTTTATTTCAATTGTTTGATGGTACACAGGTAATTGGCCTGGGAGTATTAAGAGGTATGGGAGATGTAAATATTCCGACACTGATAACTTTTACATCATACTGGATTTTTGGTTTGCCTGTAGGTTATTTATTAGGAATTGTTTGGGGTATTGGAGTAAACGGTATTTGGTTGGGGCTAACATTAGGATTATTAGTCGCCAGTTTGCTATTATTTATCCGTTTTAATTTATTAACAAAGAAATACAATAAAACATTAGTGTCTTTAGCAGATGCTTAG
- a CDS encoding DUF3817 domain-containing protein, with product MDTNKLLKNFRFIAYWEGWSYLTIFVTMIFKYALKMGTANFIVGSIHGALFIIYMLLLLLLLLKKRINFGQAVIGFIVSLIPFGTFIADKKWFSKW from the coding sequence ATGGATACTAACAAATTATTAAAGAACTTTAGATTTATTGCCTATTGGGAAGGTTGGTCATATCTGACTATTTTTGTAACCATGATTTTTAAATATGCTTTGAAAATGGGAACTGCAAACTTTATTGTTGGTTCTATTCACGGAGCATTATTTATCATCTATATGCTTTTACTATTGCTTTTGTTATTGAAAAAGAGAATCAATTTTGGACAGGCAGTAATAGGTTTTATAGTTTCTTTAATTCCGTTTGGAACTTTTATAGCAGATAAAAAATGGTTCTCTAAATGGTAA
- the map gene encoding type I methionyl aminopeptidase has translation MQITNEDELAGIKAISKAVADTLKAMADYAKAGLSTKELDDFGGKYLSDLGAKSAPKLTYDFPGWTCISVNNEVAHGIPSEKTVLKNGDLINIDVSAELNGYWADNGCSFIIGDDVNNHTKLIEASKDILKKAISRIKGGVKINEIGKLIETEAKKSGFKVIKNLTGHGVGRSLHEEPHEVANFCDKYNQSRFRKNSVVAVETFIATHSTYADTLSDGWTLVGNNGGFVAQHEHTILVTDGEPVILTEGNGVWE, from the coding sequence ATGCAGATTACAAATGAAGATGAATTAGCAGGAATAAAAGCCATAAGTAAAGCGGTTGCTGATACATTAAAGGCGATGGCTGATTATGCTAAGGCCGGACTTTCTACTAAAGAACTGGACGATTTCGGAGGGAAATATTTAAGTGATCTTGGAGCTAAATCTGCACCAAAATTAACCTATGATTTTCCAGGGTGGACGTGTATTAGCGTCAACAATGAAGTTGCTCATGGTATTCCCTCAGAAAAAACAGTGTTAAAGAACGGTGATCTGATTAATATCGATGTGTCTGCTGAGCTTAATGGTTATTGGGCCGACAATGGATGTTCTTTTATTATTGGAGACGATGTAAACAATCATACGAAATTAATAGAAGCTTCAAAAGATATTCTAAAAAAGGCCATTTCCAGAATAAAAGGCGGAGTTAAAATCAATGAAATTGGTAAATTGATTGAAACAGAAGCAAAGAAAAGTGGTTTCAAAGTTATTAAGAATTTAACAGGGCATGGCGTAGGCCGAAGCTTACACGAAGAACCGCATGAAGTTGCCAACTTCTGTGATAAATACAATCAGTCCCGATTCAGAAAAAACTCGGTCGTTGCCGTAGAAACTTTTATTGCGACTCATTCCACTTATGCAGATACATTATCAGATGGCTGGACATTAGTAGGAAATAACGGTGGTTTTGTTGCCCAACACGAACATACCATATTGGTTACAGACGGAGAGCCTGTAATCCTGACAGAGGGTAATGGCGTTTGGGAATAA
- a CDS encoding ABC transporter permease, whose translation MKNFLLLLKREFRLFFKDTTLLSVFILAPIIYALLFGFVYREGKLKNLPVIVVDMDNTPLSNQLIDMINDNEKLKVVETKYNNIGTNDALLEKKAVLVVVIPDRFEASMLQKKYPEVNTYINTTNLLTANIATQGLQATLGTFSAGISIKSIEKTGKNSTYAASQYEPFKVNYIRLFNETANYLSFMWPGVLAVVLQQVLLLGMAVSFSREYENNTFNSELLGHTHSAFTAVMVKVLPFWIISIFILAIYYMFHFIFKAPIPTPLTSYAISTSLFIMAVSFLGVTFSAIITNSLRATQILMLIATPAFIIGGYTWPMEAMPGGVRFLANIIPLTPFLNIHKAMLFQHAELHQLTGDLKHLILLLIIYSITAFLAVKIRMMIGIRKQSSKSE comes from the coding sequence ATGAAAAATTTTCTTTTACTATTAAAACGCGAATTCAGGCTATTTTTCAAAGATACTACCCTGTTGTCTGTATTCATCCTGGCCCCTATTATCTATGCGCTTTTGTTTGGATTCGTTTATCGGGAAGGTAAATTGAAAAACTTACCCGTTATTGTTGTGGATATGGACAATACTCCTTTAAGTAATCAGTTAATTGACATGATTAACGACAACGAAAAACTTAAAGTTGTAGAAACCAAATACAATAATATTGGTACTAATGATGCCTTGTTAGAAAAGAAAGCTGTATTGGTTGTGGTTATCCCCGATCGTTTTGAAGCGTCTATGCTGCAAAAGAAATACCCCGAAGTCAACACCTATATCAACACCACCAATCTTTTAACTGCAAACATAGCAACACAAGGTTTACAAGCCACACTTGGTACTTTTAGTGCAGGAATAAGTATAAAATCGATAGAAAAAACAGGTAAAAACAGTACTTATGCGGCATCACAATACGAGCCTTTTAAAGTAAATTATATCCGTTTGTTCAACGAAACGGCAAATTACCTAAGCTTTATGTGGCCTGGTGTTTTAGCGGTAGTTTTGCAACAGGTATTACTTTTAGGTATGGCTGTAAGCTTTTCCCGGGAATATGAGAACAATACTTTTAATTCCGAATTATTAGGCCATACACACTCTGCATTTACGGCAGTTATGGTTAAGGTGTTGCCTTTCTGGATTATCAGCATTTTCATACTGGCAATCTACTACATGTTCCATTTTATTTTTAAGGCACCAATTCCAACTCCGTTAACAAGCTATGCCATTTCAACTTCGCTGTTTATTATGGCCGTATCTTTTCTTGGCGTAACTTTTAGTGCTATTATCACTAATTCGTTAAGGGCAACACAAATTTTAATGCTGATAGCCACACCTGCATTTATTATTGGTGGATATACCTGGCCAATGGAAGCTATGCCTGGCGGGGTTAGATTTTTAGCTAATATTATCCCCCTAACACCGTTTTTGAATATTCATAAAGCTATGCTTTTTCAGCATGCTGAACTCCATCAGTTAACGGGGGATCTGAAACATCTGATACTTTTACTGATTATATATTCCATTACAGCATTTTTAGCGGTAAAAATTAGAATGATGATTGGAATAAGAAAGCAGAGCAGCAAATCAGAATAA
- a CDS encoding HlyD family secretion protein, with amino-acid sequence MYTLRQVFLLFVSIAVFASCTQKPERTIEGKIRKSTISFAPKVTGRVAEIYVKEGDLVKKGDTLARLDVPEVDAKLSQVKGAVKASGAQRDMANHGATANQLKQLRAKQSGLQEQYNFAKKSFDRARAMFADSMMTPQAFDEITAKYQGAKAQLDAVNAEMNEALHGVRTETKTAAQGQADQALGALQEVEIAVSEKYIIATNDMEIETISLSVGELAAAGFPLFNGYQPHSAYFRITIPENEIGNYRKGQKLKVYVPYAKKSMEGTVQTIKQLTRYADITAAYPNYEIEEAIYELKIIPDNMKDADNLLANATVTLEK; translated from the coding sequence ATGTATACGCTTAGACAAGTTTTTTTATTATTCGTTTCAATCGCAGTGTTTGCTTCCTGCACCCAGAAGCCGGAAAGAACCATAGAAGGAAAAATCAGAAAATCTACTATTTCTTTTGCACCAAAAGTAACCGGAAGAGTTGCCGAAATTTATGTAAAAGAGGGTGATTTGGTAAAAAAAGGAGACACCTTAGCCCGTTTGGATGTACCCGAAGTAGATGCTAAACTTTCGCAGGTAAAAGGTGCTGTTAAAGCCAGCGGAGCGCAGAGAGACATGGCGAATCACGGTGCCACTGCCAATCAGCTAAAACAATTAAGAGCCAAACAATCCGGCTTACAGGAGCAATATAACTTCGCTAAAAAGTCTTTCGACAGAGCACGGGCAATGTTTGCCGACAGCATGATGACGCCACAGGCTTTTGATGAAATTACTGCAAAATATCAGGGTGCAAAAGCTCAATTAGATGCGGTAAACGCAGAAATGAATGAAGCGCTTCACGGTGTAAGGACCGAAACAAAAACGGCAGCTCAAGGACAAGCAGATCAGGCTTTGGGAGCGTTGCAGGAAGTAGAAATTGCTGTATCTGAAAAGTATATCATAGCTACCAACGATATGGAAATTGAAACGATTTCTTTAAGTGTTGGGGAGTTGGCCGCTGCAGGTTTTCCTCTTTTCAATGGCTATCAACCACATTCAGCTTATTTTAGGATTACAATTCCGGAAAACGAAATCGGTAATTATAGAAAAGGTCAGAAGTTAAAAGTTTATGTTCCATACGCTAAAAAAAGTATGGAAGGAACTGTACAGACCATTAAACAACTTACCCGATATGCGGATATTACAGCTGCCTATCCAAATTATGAAATTGAAGAGGCTATTTATGAATTAAAAATAATTCCCGACAATATGAAAGATGCAGATAACCTGTTGGCAAATGCTACAGTAACTTTAGAAAAATAG
- a CDS encoding TolC family protein — MKKPIKLLLLGICFSNQLSAQTAPTLQELVDSALVKDYKLANQKLDIEFAKIDRKKLNEVYLPNADISGKYAYLSSNSNVVFPETTLPVLNIPIPEISGGFNNRANLAKADLNISSVLFSGGKVPALKQALDEKSKAQEILLEKSEQDIISEISKAYDQIALLSQVKLLLNENQRRLEINLKTATKALGYGLITKYDFQKVEVAKIQLESKTQEYEGKRTLLIQQLHKLTHISLERLELIQNELKPFTQVKNTSTIENRAELKALNSGIEAYRYKVKAAQTWWVPKVQAAASLGYLNLFDVKATAKHELPLVGRPELRADKIELAPSLVLGVGFKWDIFDGLKGKREVQQAKIEVQKAINERSEAEELLKLNLVKNTTDYENSNAEIKVKQKQMDVAKGALDVAEKEFKVGLVKASDLIGAQTDYQTAALDYYQAIFNQRRNSIELLKSTGDLTIQSLQ; from the coding sequence ATGAAAAAACCGATTAAACTGTTACTATTGGGCATTTGCTTCTCTAATCAATTGTCTGCACAAACAGCTCCTACTTTGCAGGAACTGGTAGACAGCGCTTTAGTCAAAGACTACAAACTGGCAAATCAGAAATTAGATATCGAATTTGCCAAAATTGATAGAAAAAAACTAAACGAGGTGTATTTGCCAAATGCGGATATCAGCGGAAAATACGCCTATTTAAGCAGCAATTCTAACGTGGTTTTTCCTGAAACCACGCTACCTGTTCTTAACATTCCTATTCCTGAAATTAGCGGCGGCTTTAATAATCGGGCAAACCTGGCTAAAGCGGACTTAAACATATCATCCGTTCTGTTTTCCGGAGGTAAAGTACCTGCCTTAAAACAAGCTTTAGACGAAAAGTCCAAGGCCCAGGAAATCCTTTTAGAGAAAAGCGAACAGGATATTATTAGTGAAATAAGCAAAGCTTATGACCAGATTGCGCTTTTGTCTCAGGTAAAATTACTTCTCAACGAAAATCAAAGACGTTTGGAGATCAATTTAAAAACTGCTACCAAAGCGTTAGGATACGGATTGATTACTAAATACGATTTTCAGAAAGTAGAAGTGGCAAAAATTCAATTAGAATCCAAGACTCAGGAATATGAAGGCAAAAGGACTCTATTAATCCAGCAGTTACATAAACTTACCCATATTTCATTAGAACGACTGGAGTTGATACAAAATGAACTTAAGCCTTTTACACAGGTTAAAAACACCAGTACTATCGAGAATAGGGCCGAATTAAAGGCTTTAAATTCTGGCATTGAAGCTTACAGATATAAGGTTAAAGCCGCTCAGACATGGTGGGTTCCTAAAGTGCAGGCTGCCGCTTCTTTAGGTTATTTGAATCTTTTTGATGTAAAAGCCACTGCAAAACATGAATTGCCTCTAGTTGGCAGGCCAGAATTAAGAGCTGATAAAATTGAACTTGCTCCCAGCCTGGTTCTTGGTGTTGGTTTTAAATGGGACATTTTTGATGGGTTGAAAGGTAAACGCGAAGTTCAGCAGGCAAAAATTGAGGTTCAAAAAGCTATTAATGAAAGAAGTGAGGCCGAAGAGTTGCTAAAATTAAATTTGGTAAAAAACACTACCGATTATGAAAATTCAAATGCAGAAATAAAGGTTAAACAAAAACAAATGGATGTTGCTAAAGGTGCTTTGGACGTTGCTGAAAAAGAATTTAAAGTCGGTCTGGTGAAAGCTAGTGATCTAATTGGCGCACAAACAGATTATCAAACCGCAGCTTTAGATTATTATCAGGCAATTTTCAATCAAAGACGTAACTCCATCGAACTTTTAAAATCAACAGGGGACTTAACCATTCAATCTTTACAATAA
- a CDS encoding Crp/Fnr family transcriptional regulator, with protein MSLLTAISHIIPVNSQLREAINHAFKQKEYQKLDILKNYGEVANTLYFIEKGLCRIYYVNESGKDITYGFYKEGDFISIAESFFTQSPSVYCVESLEDCLVAAISFRDFVNLNNEFPAIEKVKSHVLQYFLLIATSRIVALQFQSAQQRYDALLEQQPEILQRAPLGHIASYLGITQETLSRIRAKK; from the coding sequence ATGTCTTTATTAACCGCCATCAGTCATATAATTCCGGTAAACAGCCAACTTCGCGAAGCTATTAACCATGCTTTTAAACAAAAGGAATATCAGAAGCTGGATATACTTAAAAACTATGGTGAAGTAGCAAACACACTTTATTTTATAGAAAAAGGTTTATGCAGGATATACTACGTAAACGAGTCTGGTAAGGACATTACCTACGGCTTTTATAAAGAAGGTGATTTCATTTCTATAGCGGAAAGTTTCTTCACCCAAAGCCCTTCGGTATATTGTGTAGAAAGCCTGGAAGATTGTTTGGTAGCTGCTATCAGTTTTCGAGATTTTGTAAACTTAAACAACGAATTCCCTGCTATCGAAAAAGTTAAAAGTCATGTTCTGCAATATTTTCTGCTCATTGCAACATCCAGAATTGTTGCATTACAATTTCAAAGTGCACAACAAAGGTACGATGCACTTTTAGAACAACAACCCGAGATTTTACAACGAGCTCCTTTAGGGCATATTGCATCTTATTTAGGTATTACGCAAGAAACGCTGAGCAGAATTCGCGCAAAAAAATAA